Proteins encoded together in one Entomobacter blattae window:
- a CDS encoding mannose-1-phosphate guanylyltransferase/mannose-6-phosphate isomerase has protein sequence MDSGAVIKQKNQSKPVPVVLSGGAGSRLWPVSRASFPKQLWPLVTEKTLLQETVLRTCKQGFASPLIVCNQEHRFLVAEQLREVGVEHSTIILEPEGRNSAPAMAAAACFLANSDPETVMLVMAADAAIGDVERFIEVVEPGIKAAEEGYFVTFGIKPDKPATGYGYICAGQPLTAIENVYHIKGFYEKPDKAQAEKYLQTGQYLWNAGIFVCKASTLIAEMALYTPTLLQAVKQSVDRQHVDLDFIRLEENSFKSAPHISIDYAIAEKTKKSVVIPADFGWSDVGSWDVLWDIGRKDADGNVGIGVVELLDTKNSYVRSENHLTVLLGVENLVVVNTGDATLVMDKAKAQQVKEIVERIEKRGLSQARLHNRMYRPWGYYEQLALGERFQVKKLVVWPEAKLSLQKHFHRAEHWVVVQGLAKVTQGTKEILLKENESIYIPFECLHRLENAGDLPLVMIEIQSGHYLGEDDIVRFDDHYNRL, from the coding sequence ATGGATAGTGGTGCTGTCATAAAGCAAAAAAATCAGTCAAAGCCGGTTCCTGTCGTGCTATCAGGGGGGGCAGGGTCGCGGTTGTGGCCCGTTTCGCGTGCGAGCTTTCCAAAACAATTATGGCCTTTGGTTACAGAAAAAACTTTGTTGCAGGAAACGGTGCTAAGAACCTGCAAACAAGGTTTTGCTTCTCCCCTTATCGTTTGTAATCAAGAGCACCGCTTTTTAGTGGCTGAGCAACTCAGAGAAGTTGGCGTTGAGCACTCCACTATTATTCTTGAGCCAGAAGGGCGCAATTCTGCTCCCGCTATGGCTGCTGCTGCTTGCTTTCTTGCAAACTCAGACCCAGAAACTGTTATGTTGGTCATGGCGGCAGATGCTGCGATTGGGGATGTAGAGCGTTTTATAGAAGTGGTAGAACCAGGTATCAAGGCAGCAGAAGAAGGGTATTTCGTAACATTTGGTATAAAGCCAGATAAACCGGCAACAGGCTATGGCTATATATGTGCCGGTCAGCCGTTAACAGCTATAGAAAATGTCTATCATATTAAGGGTTTTTACGAAAAACCTGATAAGGCCCAGGCTGAGAAATATCTCCAAACGGGGCAATATCTGTGGAATGCAGGCATTTTTGTTTGTAAAGCTAGTACGCTCATAGCGGAGATGGCGCTATACACCCCTACCTTGCTTCAAGCCGTCAAACAGTCTGTCGACAGACAGCACGTGGATTTGGATTTTATTCGTCTGGAAGAAAATTCGTTTAAGTCTGCCCCTCATATTTCAATTGATTATGCCATTGCGGAAAAAACAAAAAAATCCGTTGTCATACCGGCTGATTTTGGCTGGTCGGATGTAGGGAGCTGGGACGTTTTATGGGATATAGGCCGTAAGGATGCCGATGGAAATGTCGGCATCGGTGTGGTAGAGCTTCTGGATACGAAAAATTCCTACGTTCGATCTGAAAACCATTTGACAGTTCTTCTTGGGGTTGAAAATCTTGTTGTGGTCAATACTGGCGATGCAACCTTGGTTATGGACAAAGCCAAAGCCCAGCAAGTTAAGGAGATAGTGGAGCGAATAGAAAAAAGGGGGCTTAGCCAGGCACGTTTGCATAACCGAATGTATCGCCCTTGGGGATATTATGAGCAGCTGGCTTTAGGGGAGCGTTTTCAGGTGAAGAAGCTTGTTGTCTGGCCAGAGGCGAAGCTTTCTCTACAAAAACATTTCCATAGGGCAGAACATTGGGTTGTTGTGCAAGGTCTTGCCAAGGTAACCCAGGGTACAAAAGAGATATTGCTTAAGGAAAATGAGAGTATTTATATTCCTTTTGAGTGTTTGCATCGGCTTGAAAATGCAGGTGATCTCCCCTTGGTTATGATTGAAATTCAGTCCGGTCATTACTTGGGGGAAGATGATATCGTTCGTTTTGATGACCACTATAACAGATTATAA
- the trxB gene encoding thioredoxin-disulfide reductase: MSENTIFTDVLIIGAGPAGYTAAIYAARANLKPVLVAGLQPGGQLMITTEIENFPGFANPIQGPWLMQQMQEQAENVGAKIEYDIITQCHLKQNILEGRPFQLVGDSGTHYQAKSVIIATGAQARWLGLKSETRLQGAGVSACATCDGFFFKGKEVAVVGGGNTAVEEALYLTHHADKVTLIHRRDSLRAEKILQDRLFANSKISVLWNSTVEEVLEDTNSRVVSGVRVHNSQTNTTTTLPLDGVFIAIGHTPNTQLFQKQVELDSEGYIITTPGTTQTSLPGVFAAGDVQDKTYRQAITAAGTGCMAALEAERFLATIHHVFA, translated from the coding sequence ATGAGCGAAAACACCATTTTCACAGATGTCCTTATCATTGGTGCAGGCCCAGCAGGCTATACAGCAGCAATCTATGCGGCTCGTGCCAACCTCAAACCTGTTCTTGTGGCAGGGTTGCAACCAGGCGGCCAGCTTATGATTACCACTGAGATTGAGAATTTTCCTGGTTTTGCCAACCCCATACAGGGCCCATGGCTTATGCAACAAATGCAAGAACAGGCCGAAAATGTTGGGGCAAAAATTGAATATGACATCATCACCCAATGTCATTTGAAGCAAAATATTCTTGAAGGCCGCCCTTTTCAGCTTGTAGGAGATTCGGGAACCCACTATCAGGCTAAAAGTGTCATCATAGCCACGGGTGCCCAAGCTCGCTGGCTGGGGCTTAAATCTGAAACACGCTTGCAAGGGGCTGGCGTTTCTGCATGTGCGACGTGTGATGGATTTTTCTTTAAAGGCAAGGAAGTTGCTGTCGTCGGTGGCGGCAATACTGCAGTGGAAGAAGCACTCTACCTAACCCACCATGCTGATAAAGTTACCCTTATCCATAGAAGAGACAGTTTAAGGGCTGAAAAGATCCTGCAGGATCGCCTTTTTGCCAATTCAAAAATCTCGGTTCTGTGGAACTCCACTGTTGAAGAGGTTCTTGAAGATACCAACTCGCGCGTGGTCAGTGGGGTGAGAGTACACAACAGCCAAACCAACACAACCACCACACTCCCTCTTGATGGGGTGTTTATTGCGATTGGCCATACCCCGAACACTCAACTCTTCCAAAAACAGGTCGAGCTGGATTCAGAAGGCTATATCATCACCACTCCTGGAACCACCCAAACCTCTCTTCCAGGAGTATTTGCAGCAGGAGATGTTCAAGATAAAACATACCGGCAAGCGATAACCGCTGCAGGTACAGGGTGCATGGCAGCTTTAGAGGCCGAACGGTTTTTAGCAACCATTCACCATGTTTTTGCATAG
- a CDS encoding polyprenol monophosphomannose synthase → MKRSEGMPSLSTPIHSSERLTAKTGPRLSVIIPCYNEKENVSLLVEKLEKTLKGISWEAVFVDDFSPDGTYREIERIAQANSHIRGICRIGRRGLSTAVIEGILSSSAEIVVVMDGDLQHDETRIPAFYSLIVNDVCDIVVASRYLEGGNAAGLSGPHRHFFSQLGVTFAQKLLSISLTDPMSGFFAMRRSLFLAVASKLSGHGFKILLDVVMILPASVRIKELPVIFKERVAGQSKLDFSVLAAFFFMVIENRIGRYFPLKFLIFLGSMVPTFLLASLYLQNLQTGYFQTGENHTASESLLYGVGIFGALLIAYFFNNYVTFYDSQQKKFKLWGWSVFFIVCAVLSYFSPLWATETIEFPDSYSGRVLMFFCQTIALYIGSRFFIWPRK, encoded by the coding sequence TTGAAACGATCAGAGGGGATGCCTTCTCTTAGCACGCCTATTCATTCTTCTGAACGCCTCACCGCTAAGACAGGCCCACGGTTAAGTGTTATTATACCGTGTTATAACGAAAAAGAAAATGTAAGCCTGCTGGTTGAAAAACTTGAAAAAACGCTGAAAGGTATCAGTTGGGAAGCTGTTTTTGTTGATGACTTTTCTCCTGATGGAACCTATCGGGAAATAGAGAGAATAGCCCAGGCTAACAGCCATATAAGGGGAATATGCCGTATTGGCCGTAGAGGGCTATCCACAGCAGTCATAGAAGGGATCTTGTCTTCTTCTGCCGAGATTGTTGTGGTGATGGACGGGGATTTGCAGCATGATGAAACCCGTATTCCAGCGTTTTATAGCCTCATAGTGAACGATGTGTGCGATATCGTCGTAGCTAGCCGTTACCTAGAAGGTGGGAATGCCGCTGGTCTGAGTGGGCCGCACAGGCACTTTTTTTCGCAGCTGGGGGTTACATTCGCTCAAAAATTATTGTCCATTTCCTTGACGGACCCGATGAGTGGTTTTTTTGCCATGAGGCGCTCCTTATTTTTGGCAGTAGCCTCTAAGCTTTCTGGGCATGGGTTTAAGATTTTGTTAGATGTGGTCATGATCCTTCCTGCCTCGGTGCGGATAAAAGAATTGCCCGTTATCTTTAAAGAAAGGGTGGCAGGGCAAAGTAAGCTTGATTTTTCAGTTCTGGCTGCTTTCTTTTTTATGGTGATAGAAAATAGGATAGGCCGGTATTTTCCCCTGAAATTTCTCATTTTTTTAGGGAGTATGGTCCCCACTTTTTTATTGGCTTCTCTCTATTTGCAGAATTTGCAGACTGGTTATTTTCAAACTGGGGAAAATCATACAGCATCTGAAAGCTTATTGTATGGCGTGGGAATTTTTGGAGCTCTTCTCATAGCCTATTTTTTTAATAATTATGTCACATTTTATGACTCCCAGCAAAAAAAGTTCAAGCTATGGGGGTGGAGTGTCTTTTTTATCGTCTGTGCTGTTCTGAGTTATTTTTCACCCCTCTGGGCAACGGAAACCATAGAGTTTCCGGATTCTTACAGCGGTCGGGTGCTAATGTTTTTCTGCCAAACTATCGCCCTTTATATTGGGTCTCGTTTTTTTATCTGGCCGCGCAAGTGA
- a CDS encoding Lrp/AsnC family transcriptional regulator: MRTAIELDTIDRKILAELQADGRITNVELAKRVKISAPPCLRRVRRLEEAGVIKGYHASVDPVILGWPITFFALVGLNSQSENALHAFENEVAQWPELQECHMIRGGSDFLLRLVARDVMHENDLTRKLTEAQNVSRVQTFQTVRTSCEQHILPE, translated from the coding sequence ATGAGAACGGCTATAGAGCTGGATACAATTGACCGTAAAATTCTAGCAGAACTTCAAGCTGATGGCCGTATAACAAATGTTGAGCTGGCAAAGCGGGTTAAAATTTCTGCTCCCCCCTGCTTAAGAAGGGTGCGCCGTTTGGAAGAAGCTGGGGTTATAAAAGGGTATCATGCTAGTGTAGACCCGGTTATATTGGGTTGGCCCATTACCTTTTTTGCCCTTGTAGGGCTCAATAGCCAAAGTGAAAATGCCTTGCACGCCTTTGAAAATGAGGTAGCCCAATGGCCAGAATTACAGGAATGTCATATGATTCGGGGGGGAAGCGATTTTTTACTCAGGCTTGTGGCGCGTGATGTTATGCATGAAAATGACTTAACAAGAAAATTAACAGAGGCCCAGAACGTAAGCCGTGTTCAGACTTTTCAGACTGTTCGTACATCGTGTGAGCAACATATCTTGCCAGAATAG
- a CDS encoding glycosyltransferase family 39 protein, with the protein MPLSPDEAYYWVWARHLSLGYLDHPFMVALWIWLGEHCVGSTFLGIRFLSPLSVVVGSLFLASAVRGFHNPLLKEVGLSKGSGISKSALACIYIYNSILAVGIGAVTITPDTALLFFVCVFVWACSHLRGKPTPFWWIVTGFVAGCAMDSKYTASLLIMGLVGWCLLTRVGRQHIKTPWPWCGALVSIIAFSPTLLWNAQHGWASLARQAGRAGNWAPINALRFSFELVMGQIGLITPLLFMGFCIAFSRAFSRQAEGRDGNKMLLWLGIIPIIVFIQHALGDRVQANWPTVVYPVGVVLLAMIGWKATRMACLLALFLIVPVYLQAGYSVWAIPRKFDISLKQLGGWQEWAMQLAARQPAFIATDDYGDAAELAYYLPHAIQVVGIDPRWQYFRLSACTVRGQGLFVQNIKRREPPDSRIFSDKILQGTMVRQKQGRIAETYRIYQVAIAPSITDEAKKTMGCLKG; encoded by the coding sequence ATGCCTTTATCACCGGATGAGGCGTATTACTGGGTATGGGCACGCCATCTCTCGTTAGGGTATTTGGATCACCCTTTCATGGTTGCTTTGTGGATTTGGTTGGGAGAGCATTGTGTGGGGAGTACCTTTTTGGGCATACGCTTCCTTTCTCCGCTCTCTGTGGTTGTGGGAAGTCTATTTCTTGCGTCAGCTGTTAGGGGTTTTCATAATCCGTTGCTCAAGGAAGTTGGCCTTTCGAAGGGGTCTGGTATTTCAAAGTCCGCTCTTGCTTGTATTTACATCTACAATAGCATTCTCGCTGTGGGGATTGGGGCTGTTACCATAACGCCTGACACGGCATTATTGTTTTTTGTTTGTGTTTTCGTATGGGCCTGTAGCCATCTGAGAGGTAAGCCAACCCCTTTTTGGTGGATAGTAACAGGGTTTGTAGCCGGCTGTGCCATGGATAGTAAATATACGGCCTCGTTATTAATTATGGGGTTGGTAGGTTGGTGTTTATTAACTCGGGTAGGACGGCAGCATATAAAAACACCCTGGCCATGGTGTGGGGCTTTGGTAAGTATTATAGCCTTTTCTCCCACCCTTTTATGGAATGCTCAGCACGGTTGGGCAAGCCTGGCAAGGCAAGCCGGCCGGGCCGGAAACTGGGCGCCCATAAATGCACTTCGTTTTAGTTTTGAACTTGTTATGGGGCAGATAGGTCTTATAACACCTCTTTTATTTATGGGGTTTTGTATTGCTTTTTCCCGCGCTTTCAGCAGGCAAGCTGAAGGGAGAGATGGGAACAAAATGTTACTATGGTTAGGGATCATCCCTATAATAGTTTTTATTCAGCATGCTTTGGGAGATAGGGTTCAAGCCAACTGGCCAACTGTCGTTTATCCTGTTGGGGTGGTTTTATTAGCCATGATCGGGTGGAAGGCCACACGCATGGCATGTCTTTTGGCCCTTTTTCTGATTGTTCCTGTTTATCTTCAGGCAGGATATTCCGTTTGGGCCATTCCCCGAAAATTTGATATCAGTTTAAAACAGCTGGGGGGATGGCAGGAATGGGCGATGCAATTAGCGGCAAGGCAGCCTGCTTTTATAGCCACAGATGATTATGGTGATGCTGCAGAACTGGCCTATTATCTTCCTCATGCCATCCAGGTTGTGGGGATTGATCCTCGTTGGCAATATTTTAGGCTTTCTGCCTGTACGGTAAGGGGACAAGGACTTTTCGTTCAGAATATAAAAAGAAGAGAACCCCCTGATTCACGAATTTTTTCTGATAAAATCTTACAAGGGACTATGGTCCGGCAAAAACAAGGACGAATTGCCGAAACTTATAGGATTTATCAGGTCGCCATAGCGCCTTCTATTACAGATGAGGCGAAGAAGACCATGGGATGCTTGAAGGGATAG
- a CDS encoding LysR family transcriptional regulator gives MDWDKLRIFHTVAQAGSFTHAGDLLNLSQSAVSRQISALEESLKLPLFHRHARGLLLTEQGELLNKTVQDVFAKLAMTEALLSESKEKTQGHLTITTTTGFGSAWLAKHIARFLKTHPDITLSLILDDNDLNLSMREADVAIRMHPPHQSDLIQRHIADISLPLFSSTEYLSTYGEPKTLEDLDKHKIILFGGHDKPVPHVNWLRSAGLPSGQQRKATLEVNNLIAIASAIVSGMGIGALPQYIYSSFPDMVPILPDVKTPTINTYFVYPEELKASKKIALFRDFLIEELKQKP, from the coding sequence ATGGATTGGGATAAACTCCGTATTTTTCATACAGTGGCACAGGCAGGCTCTTTTACCCATGCAGGCGATCTGCTTAACCTGAGCCAATCTGCTGTATCTCGACAGATCTCGGCTTTGGAGGAGTCTCTTAAACTCCCCCTTTTCCATCGTCATGCCCGTGGCTTACTTTTAACCGAGCAGGGAGAACTACTCAACAAAACCGTTCAAGATGTCTTTGCAAAACTGGCCATGACAGAGGCGCTTCTTTCAGAAAGTAAAGAAAAAACCCAAGGCCATCTCACCATTACCACCACGACTGGGTTTGGCAGTGCGTGGCTTGCAAAGCATATTGCACGCTTTTTAAAAACCCACCCTGATATCACGCTCTCCCTCATTCTGGACGATAATGACCTTAATCTTAGTATGCGTGAAGCCGATGTGGCTATAAGAATGCACCCGCCCCATCAGTCAGACCTTATCCAAAGGCATATCGCTGATATATCCTTGCCACTCTTCTCGTCTACCGAATATCTCTCTACCTATGGCGAGCCCAAAACCCTGGAAGATCTTGATAAACACAAAATTATCCTTTTTGGTGGCCATGATAAACCTGTACCCCATGTCAACTGGTTGCGTTCTGCTGGTTTGCCCTCGGGGCAGCAACGTAAAGCTACACTTGAGGTTAACAACCTTATTGCCATTGCCTCTGCCATTGTTTCTGGAATGGGCATTGGCGCTCTACCCCAGTATATCTATTCCAGTTTTCCTGACATGGTGCCCATCCTGCCAGATGTTAAAACCCCAACCATTAACACCTATTTTGTGTATCCAGAAGAATTGAAGGCCTCTAAAAAAATCGCTCTGTTCCGGGACTTTCTGATTGAAGAACTCAAACAAAAACCCTAG